TATTTCCTCTAAGGTTACCTGCGATATTTTGCTTATGGTTGAGGGTGAGTATTTAAGTTCAAACACGCTTTCAAGAGCCTGGGCTACTGCTCTTGCACTCATACCAGAGGCAAACATCCCAAGTATTAAGTCTTCAAGATTGATATCTCTTCTTCTATAAGGTTCTATCAACTTTGTTCTGAATTTTCCCTCTCTATCTCTTGGAATTCTCAGATTTTCAAGCTTACCGATAACAGTATCTAAGTTTCTAACGTAAAAGCCGTTCTTTGTTCCTCCATGTTCTTTAAGAAACACTTCTCTTTCAGCCGTCATGATTGACTCTAAGGTTTGCTTTACCACTTCCTTAACTAGGTCTGGTAAAATCTTCTGTAGTTCCATTTTTGCCTCCTGGGGTTGGTATTTGTGGGGTGTTCCCCAGGAGGTTATCCCATTTCTCAAGCTTACACAAAATATCGTACACTACCAAGGAATGTAACCAGAGAAAAGGGAATAAACTTTTAGAAGAGATTGGAATGAAACTTCTATTTAGACCAAAAGTGCCTTCTTCTTTTGAGGTAGAACTCAAAAAGTGGAAAAAATCCAAAGAGTTTTTAAGAGCTCTTGAAATTTATAATCCTTCCGCTTTTAAAACTTTATGCCAGAACTTTTAAAAATTTCATGATTATTGTTTTTTCACCGTGGTTGGCAAAGAAAGCTGTCACTTTTGCGTTGTCACCAATCCCTTCAACTCTCCTGACAACACCCTTTCCAAACTTTTTATGGAATACGATTTTAGGTTTTTTATCCTTTTTTACATAAGAAACCTTGTCAGTTTGAGTTGTGGAAGGTCTATCTTTCCTCATAACTTTTTTTATAAGATTAGGAGGAATTTCTTCCAGAAATCTTGATGGTTCGCTTTCCCTGTAAGTTCCAAAGAAACGTCTACTTTCTGCCCTTGTTAGAATAAGAAGTTTTTTGGCTCTGGTAATTGCAACGTAAAACAGCCGTCGTTCCTCTTCTATCTGCTCTGCGCTGTCAAGAGAGCGAACATGAGGAAATAATCCTTCTTCAAGTCCGGTTATGAAAACAACGGGAAATTCAAGTCCTTTAGAAGCGTGAACAGTCATTAAAGTAACCTTTTCGGCTTCTTCCATTTCGTCCTGGTCAGAAGAGAGTGTAATCGTGTTCAAAAATTCTAAGAATAAATCTTCACCTTTGAATCCTGTTCTTTCGGCAAATTCTTCAAGCGTGTTTCCAAGTTCTCTTATGTTTTCAAGTCTTGATTCCCAATCTTCTCTGTACTCTTTTCGAAGGTAGTCTTCATATCTTGCGGCAATGGTTATAAACCTGACAAGTTCATAAGGTTTCAAAATATTAACCTTTTCTCTTCCTTCTTCGATTATGTGAATAAGCTCTTTTATGCCCTCTTTCTGTCTTGTTGGGGCGGTATCAAGCAGCACTTTAAGAGCTTCAAGATTTCCTCTACCTTCGTCCAATAGTTTCTTTAACTTTTCTTCTGCTGCCGCTCCAAGTCCTCGTTTTGGTGTATTAAAAATTCTAAAAATTGAAAGTCTATCTTCATCAAAGAGAATAACCCTGAGATAAGCAATAATATCTTTTATCTCTTTTCTTTCATAAAACTTTAATCCGCCCACGATTTGATAATTAATCCCCAGCCTTCTAAGTGCGTCTTCTATACTTCTTGATTGGGCATTTGTCCTGTAAAAAATTGCTATATCAGAAGGTCTGATTTCTGTATCTATTAAACGTTTAACAGTTTTCCCTACAAAATATGCTTCTTCCTGATCGTTAACACCTACAAAAAGCCTTATAGGTTCTCCATCTTCGTTGTCGGTAAAAAGTTTCTTACCTTTCCTTATTTTGTTATGTGCTATAACGGCATTAGCGGCAGAAAGTATTACACCTGAACATCTGTAATTCTTCTCAAGCTTTATAACCTTTGCTCCGGGAAAATCTTTTTCAAAGTTAAGAATGTTGTTTATATTTGCGCCTCGCCATGTATAGATACATTGGTCTTCATCACCGACGACACACACGTTTCCTTTATCTATGGTAAGAGCTTTTGTTATCTCGTACTGAATTTCGTTAGTATCCTGATATTCATCAATTAAAACGTATTGAAAGAAACTTGAGTATCGTTTTCGTATGTCATCATGTTCCGTTAAGAGCTTCTTCGCATAAAACAGGAGATCGTCAAAGTCAAAAGCATTCATTTCTCTTAACTTGTTATTGTAAGTTTCCATTATGTCGTTAAATCTATCATAGCCCCTGAATTCCATAGCTTCGGCAGAAAATAGACCATTTTTAACATTGCTTATCATAGAACCGATGGCAACTGGATTATAAAGGTCTGTATCTAAATTCATCTCTTTCATTATGTTTTTCAAAAGATTTTTCTTGTCATCTGAATCAATAATCAAAAAGTTCGGTTTGTAACCCACCCTTATGCTGTGGGATTTCAATAGTCTAACGCAGAAAGAGTGAAAGGTAGCTACAAAAACACCGGCTTTTCCTTTAAGAAGTTGTTCTACGCGTTCCTTCATTTCTCTTGCCGCTTTGTTTGTAAATGTAACGGCAAGTATCCTCTCAGGCTCATAGCCAAACTTTTCTATCATATAAGCTATCTTATAAGTAATAACCCTTGTCTTTCCAGAACCTGCTCCGGCAAGGATGAGCAAGGGAGAATCAAAGTAGGTTACCGCTTCTCTTTGTTGTTCGTTTAAATCTTCCAGTAACTTTTCTATCATTTGATATCTTCTATCCTTGCCCCTTCTTTATCAACTTCAAGGACAAGATATTTTGCGTCAATACCGAGACTTTCAAAAACATCGCACATCGCCTTTCCGATATTGTCAAAGTTATTGTCAGCAAGTGCACCTATGCAGCTTCCGGCTCCGGAAAGATAAACAGCATAAGCTCCTTCTTTATATCCTTGAGACAACACTTCCCAGAAACCGGGAATGAGGTCGCATCTGTAAGGCTGGTGAATTCTATCTTTAACGGCTTCTTTAAGCAGTGAAAAGTCCTTTTTCTGAAGTGCACCCATCAAAAGAGCAACTCTCTGAATATTGAATATTGCGTCTTCTCTTGTGTATGTTTCAGGGAGAACAGAGCGGGAGTCCTCCGTTGACAAAAATAGTTCAGGTACGACTATTACTACTTTTAACTCTTCGGGAAAATCAAGCTTAACATAAGACAGATCACCGTTTGTTGCGGCAACAACAAATCCTCCCGTGTAGGCGGGAAGGACGTTATCCGGATGAGGTTCAAACTTAAAAGCAACGTCTATTACTTCAGGAAGAGAAAGCTTTTTGCCTGCTAACTTTTCAGCGGCAAGAATACCACCAACAATAGCTGTTGCAGAACTTCCCAATCCGCGTCCAAGAGGTATTCTGTTTATCTGCTTAACCTTAACAGGCTGGTTTAAACCGAGATATTCCATCGTGCTTTTATAAGCTCTCAAGAAAAGATTTTTTTCGTCTTCTGGTAGTTCACCTTTACCTTCACCTTCAACTTCAACCTGATATTTATCTGCACTCTCAACAATAAAATCGTTGTTAATTGTAAGGGCAAGTCCCAGAGCATCAAATCCAGCACCAAGATTACTT
Above is a window of Desulfurobacterium indicum DNA encoding:
- a CDS encoding ATP-dependent helicase — encoded protein: MIEKLLEDLNEQQREAVTYFDSPLLILAGAGSGKTRVITYKIAYMIEKFGYEPERILAVTFTNKAAREMKERVEQLLKGKAGVFVATFHSFCVRLLKSHSIRVGYKPNFLIIDSDDKKNLLKNIMKEMNLDTDLYNPVAIGSMISNVKNGLFSAEAMEFRGYDRFNDIMETYNNKLREMNAFDFDDLLFYAKKLLTEHDDIRKRYSSFFQYVLIDEYQDTNEIQYEITKALTIDKGNVCVVGDEDQCIYTWRGANINNILNFEKDFPGAKVIKLEKNYRCSGVILSAANAVIAHNKIRKGKKLFTDNEDGEPIRLFVGVNDQEEAYFVGKTVKRLIDTEIRPSDIAIFYRTNAQSRSIEDALRRLGINYQIVGGLKFYERKEIKDIIAYLRVILFDEDRLSIFRIFNTPKRGLGAAAEEKLKKLLDEGRGNLEALKVLLDTAPTRQKEGIKELIHIIEEGREKVNILKPYELVRFITIAARYEDYLRKEYREDWESRLENIRELGNTLEEFAERTGFKGEDLFLEFLNTITLSSDQDEMEEAEKVTLMTVHASKGLEFPVVFITGLEEGLFPHVRSLDSAEQIEEERRLFYVAITRAKKLLILTRAESRRFFGTYRESEPSRFLEEIPPNLIKKVMRKDRPSTTQTDKVSYVKKDKKPKIVFHKKFGKGVVRRVEGIGDNAKVTAFFANHGEKTIIMKFLKVLA
- the thrB gene encoding homoserine kinase; amino-acid sequence: MRFKVSVPASTSNLGAGFDALGLALTINNDFIVESADKYQVEVEGEGKGELPEDEKNLFLRAYKSTMEYLGLNQPVKVKQINRIPLGRGLGSSATAIVGGILAAEKLAGKKLSLPEVIDVAFKFEPHPDNVLPAYTGGFVVAATNGDLSYVKLDFPEELKVVIVVPELFLSTEDSRSVLPETYTREDAIFNIQRVALLMGALQKKDFSLLKEAVKDRIHQPYRCDLIPGFWEVLSQGYKEGAYAVYLSGAGSCIGALADNNFDNIGKAMCDVFESLGIDAKYLVLEVDKEGARIEDIK
- a CDS encoding transposase, whose protein sequence is MRNGITSWGTPHKYQPQEAKMELQKILPDLVKEVVKQTLESIMTAEREVFLKEHGGTKNGFYVRNLDTVIGKLENLRIPRDREGKFRTKLIEPYRRRDINLEDLILGMFASGMSARAVAQALESVFELKYSPSTISKISQVTLEEI